From Microcystis aeruginosa NIES-2549, a single genomic window includes:
- a CDS encoding PEP-CTERM sorting domain-containing protein, with translation MATQKSSFLSRSCSLKPFSDFLGTTIGMATAVTLGTVVSLPAQATTLFSQTNIVTNPGAGFNGSDVSQASATVDRAGQTATGNLRLAQSFTISDAGLWAIDTVSVMAYMTSTGYGFPPTSPFTGISVNIWDNAPGLAGSNILGSSTTLLSTNWTGVYRTFNGVLDNAQRPVMNIAANFSGSGLTLAPGTYWADYQLTGLSPTGGTTAFTPFLMTTSGGNPVTLTGNARQFNTSAAPGDWITISEGNPAQGLSLPLTVTGQNVQVQQVPEPSTVLGLGLLGLGALVKRQLKPKQGSDKA, from the coding sequence ATGGCTACTCAAAAAAGCTCATTCTTAAGCCGCTCCTGTTCCTTAAAGCCTTTCTCAGATTTTCTCGGGACAACAATCGGCATGGCCACTGCTGTCACCCTCGGAACGGTAGTTAGCTTGCCCGCACAGGCAACTACTCTATTTAGCCAGACAAATATCGTCACCAACCCAGGTGCAGGATTCAACGGCTCAGATGTCAGTCAAGCCTCTGCTACTGTGGATAGAGCGGGGCAGACTGCAACCGGTAATTTACGCTTGGCACAAAGCTTTACCATTTCTGATGCAGGACTGTGGGCGATCGATACGGTATCGGTGATGGCTTACATGACATCAACCGGTTATGGGTTTCCCCCCACTTCACCTTTTACTGGCATCTCAGTTAATATTTGGGACAATGCCCCCGGTCTTGCCGGAAGTAATATTCTCGGTTCGTCCACAACTCTACTATCTACTAACTGGACTGGCGTTTACCGCACTTTCAATGGCGTGTTAGACAATGCCCAACGCCCGGTGATGAACATTGCCGCCAATTTCAGTGGTTCTGGTCTTACTCTCGCGCCAGGCACTTACTGGGCAGACTACCAACTAACGGGGCTGTCACCCACAGGAGGTACAACTGCTTTTACTCCTTTTCTAATGACAACTTCAGGGGGAAATCCCGTAACTCTAACTGGAAATGCACGGCAGTTTAACACCTCGGCTGCCCCAGGTGATTGGATTACCATCAGCGAGGGTAATCCGGCTCAAGGGCTTTCTCTTCCCTTAACCGTAACAGGACAGAACGTTCAAGTACAGCAAGTTCCCGAACCTAGTACCGTTCTAGGATTGGGACTGTTAGGCTTGGGTGCATTGGTTAAACGCCAGTTAAAGCCAAAGCAAGGCAGTGATAAAGCTTAA
- a CDS encoding type II toxin-antitoxin system HicA family toxin yields MSELPPIAGRQVVKALGKIGYELDRQRGSHIILRQKAYPYRRITIPDHREVAKGALRSIIRQAGLTVAEFKTLL; encoded by the coding sequence ATGAGTGAACTCCCTCCTATCGCTGGTCGCCAAGTCGTTAAAGCACTAGGCAAGATTGGCTACGAATTAGATCGGCAGCGAGGAAGTCATATCATACTCAGACAAAAAGCCTATCCCTATCGACGCATCACCATCCCTGACCATCGAGAAGTGGCTAAGGGAGCACTGAGATCTATCATTCGTCAAGCGGGATTGACAGTGGCAGAGTTTAAAACTCTCCTTTAG
- a CDS encoding Txe/YoeB family addiction module toxin, giving the protein MNAKSRAIVFDHQFREDLRWWYKTDKKIAFRLLDLVESVTADPFTGIGKPEPIKYLEANTWSRRITTEHRLVYRVKDDRIEFLAARYHYT; this is encoded by the coding sequence TTGAACGCCAAGAGTAGGGCAATTGTCTTTGATCACCAATTTCGAGAAGATTTAAGATGGTGGTACAAAACAGATAAAAAAATCGCCTTTCGCCTACTCGATCTCGTAGAATCTGTCACCGCCGATCCCTTTACTGGGATAGGCAAACCAGAACCCATAAAGTATCTTGAAGCTAATACTTGGTCACGCCGAATTACCACAGAACACCGTCTAGTCTATCGAGTCAAAGATGACCGCATTGAGTTTTTAGCAGCACGATATCACTATACTTAA
- a CDS encoding type II toxin-antitoxin system HicB family antitoxin, producing the protein MMLTKYLKQAMELATYEVLEDGTFYGEIPGFEGVYANETTLEATKEQLQEVLEGWVILGLRLQHQLPIVDGINLTPQQKIA; encoded by the coding sequence ATGATGCTAACAAAATATCTAAAACAAGCAATGGAACTGGCAACCTATGAAGTTCTAGAAGACGGTACTTTTTATGGAGAAATTCCGGGATTTGAGGGAGTATATGCTAATGAAACAACCCTCGAAGCTACTAAGGAACAGTTACAGGAAGTTTTGGAAGGCTGGGTTATTTTAGGACTACGCTTACAGCATCAGTTACCGATTGTTGACGGTATCAATCTAACCCCTCAACAAAAAATCGCCTGA
- a CDS encoding glutamine synthetase III, which yields MSYGTRVQAISQVTDRKPLPSKIPQRLEALWATDVFTLSKMQASLPKDVFKSVKNTILTGGKLDVSIAGTVAAAMKDWATSKGALYYAHVFYPMTNATAEKHDGFISVQSDGSVITEFTGKVLVQGEPDGSSFPNGGLRSTFEARGYTAWDVTSPAYVMETDNGVTLCIPTVFISWTGEALDKKTPLLRSISSMSKAATRVLKLLGHTEVAPVNSSCGAEQEYFLVDAHFAHSRPDLLLTGRTLFGKPAAKGQQFDDHYFGAIPERVQVFMQEVEERMYRLGIPAKTRHNEVAPGQFEIAPFFEAANVASDHQQLIMTLLKSTAKKHGFVCLLHEKPFAGINGSGKHVNWSVGNATQGNLLDPGDTPHANMQFLLFCGAVIRGVHKYGPLLRAVVATASNDHRLGANEAPPAIISVYLGSQLEKVFDQISQGRIEGSDAPGLMDLGVDTLPVFPKDPGDRNRTSPFAFTGNRFEFRAVGSNQSVSGPLVAMNTILADSLTWVADNLESRMKAGEDLNTAAEGVLKEIMDKHRNVIFGGNGYSPEWHKMAVEERGLANLRTTADALPVLKADYIEELFARMGVFTPVELESRFDVYAEQYLLAIEVEAELVVSMAKTIIYPAAVRYLSELSLAIANAAAIGIEMDKERAQTVSNLIKLLMDSVGKLSEAMAKDDFDSIEEHMQYSAQTIRPLMDKVREYADTLEGEVADNFWPLPTYQEMLFVK from the coding sequence ATGAGTTATGGAACCCGTGTTCAAGCTATCTCTCAAGTCACAGACCGTAAACCCCTACCTAGCAAAATTCCTCAACGTTTAGAGGCTCTGTGGGCAACCGATGTCTTTACCCTGAGCAAAATGCAGGCCAGTCTCCCCAAAGACGTATTCAAATCAGTCAAAAACACGATTTTAACCGGGGGAAAATTAGACGTTTCCATCGCCGGCACGGTAGCGGCAGCGATGAAGGATTGGGCTACGTCCAAAGGGGCGCTGTACTATGCTCACGTCTTCTATCCGATGACCAACGCCACCGCCGAAAAACACGATGGTTTTATCTCCGTGCAGAGCGACGGTTCGGTGATCACAGAATTTACGGGCAAAGTCTTAGTACAGGGAGAACCGGACGGGTCTTCCTTTCCTAACGGCGGACTTCGCTCCACCTTTGAAGCTCGGGGTTACACCGCTTGGGATGTCACCAGTCCCGCCTACGTCATGGAGACGGATAATGGTGTCACCCTGTGTATCCCCACGGTTTTCATCTCTTGGACAGGAGAGGCCCTCGACAAAAAAACGCCGCTTTTACGCTCGATTTCATCGATGAGTAAAGCCGCCACCAGGGTGCTGAAGCTCTTAGGACATACGGAAGTCGCCCCCGTTAACTCCAGCTGCGGTGCTGAACAGGAATATTTCCTCGTAGATGCTCATTTTGCCCATAGTCGCCCCGATTTATTGCTCACCGGTCGCACCCTATTTGGTAAACCCGCCGCTAAGGGTCAACAGTTCGACGATCATTATTTTGGCGCGATTCCCGAACGGGTTCAGGTGTTTATGCAGGAAGTGGAGGAAAGAATGTATCGCCTCGGCATTCCGGCCAAAACCCGCCATAACGAAGTCGCTCCCGGACAGTTCGAGATTGCGCCCTTTTTCGAGGCTGCTAACGTGGCCAGTGACCATCAGCAGTTAATTATGACTTTGCTGAAAAGTACGGCTAAAAAACACGGTTTTGTCTGCCTACTGCATGAAAAACCCTTTGCAGGAATTAACGGTTCGGGAAAACACGTTAACTGGTCCGTCGGCAACGCCACCCAGGGCAATCTGTTGGATCCGGGCGATACTCCCCACGCTAATATGCAGTTTTTGTTATTCTGTGGGGCGGTGATTCGTGGTGTTCACAAGTACGGGCCGCTTTTACGCGCAGTGGTGGCTACCGCCAGCAATGATCACCGTTTGGGGGCAAATGAAGCTCCTCCCGCGATTATTTCGGTATATTTGGGCAGCCAGTTAGAAAAGGTATTCGACCAAATTAGCCAAGGCCGAATTGAGGGTTCTGATGCTCCGGGGTTGATGGATCTCGGTGTCGATACCCTGCCGGTATTCCCCAAGGATCCTGGCGATCGCAATCGTACCTCTCCTTTTGCTTTTACGGGCAATCGCTTTGAATTCCGCGCTGTGGGTTCTAATCAGTCAGTTTCCGGGCCGCTGGTGGCGATGAACACGATTCTAGCCGATTCCCTGACTTGGGTGGCGGATAACCTAGAAAGCCGGATGAAAGCCGGGGAAGACCTCAATACTGCCGCCGAGGGTGTTCTCAAGGAGATCATGGACAAACACAGAAATGTGATCTTCGGAGGTAACGGATATTCCCCAGAATGGCACAAAATGGCGGTAGAAGAGCGCGGTTTGGCTAATCTCCGCACCACTGCCGATGCTTTACCCGTGCTGAAAGCTGATTATATCGAAGAACTGTTTGCCCGCATGGGTGTGTTTACCCCCGTTGAACTGGAAAGTCGTTTTGATGTCTATGCGGAACAGTATTTGCTGGCCATCGAGGTGGAGGCGGAACTGGTGGTAAGTATGGCTAAAACGATTATTTATCCCGCTGCCGTTCGCTACTTGTCGGAATTGTCTTTGGCGATCGCTAATGCTGCGGCGATCGGCATCGAGATGGATAAGGAAAGGGCCCAAACCGTCTCGAATTTAATTAAATTACTGATGGATAGCGTTGGCAAACTGAGTGAGGCCATGGCTAAAGACGATTTTGACTCGATCGAGGAACATATGCAGTATTCCGCTCAAACAATCCGTCCCTTGATGGATAAGGTGCGCGAATATGCTGACACGCTGGAAGGAGAAGTGGCCGACAATTTCTGGCCCCTACCTACCTATCAAGAAATGTTGTTTGTTAAATAA
- a CDS encoding type II toxin-antitoxin system HicB family antitoxin, with product MKYRVLIEQDEDGIYVAEVPSLPGCISQGNTREELLANIQEAIALYLESLEAHNEPIPPPISEELVEVKL from the coding sequence ATGAAATATCGCGTCTTAATTGAGCAAGATGAAGATGGCATTTATGTGGCTGAAGTTCCCTCCCTACCCGGCTGTATTTCTCAAGGCAATACCCGGGAAGAGTTACTCGCCAACATTCAGGAAGCAATTGCTTTATATCTAGAAAGCCTAGAAGCGCACAATGAACCGATTCCACCACCAATTTCTGAGGAACTGGTAGAGGTTAAATTATGA
- a CDS encoding type II toxin-antitoxin system Phd/YefM family antitoxin: protein MFSIQTTYTQAQENLASLLDRLESENSMAIITRPGHKDMALLSAEELTGLLETVYLLRSPANARKLLAALERSMERDVQTIPGQTVTELCQELGIERQE, encoded by the coding sequence ATGTTTTCTATCCAAACTACCTACACTCAAGCTCAAGAAAATTTAGCGAGCCTTCTGGATCGACTGGAAAGCGAGAATAGTATGGCGATTATTACTCGCCCTGGTCATAAAGATATGGCACTATTAAGCGCAGAGGAATTAACTGGCTTATTAGAAACCGTTTATCTTTTGCGATCGCCTGCGAATGCTCGAAAGTTATTGGCAGCACTGGAACGTTCAATGGAGAGGGACGTTCAAACAATACCGGGACAGACAGTTACAGAACTTTGTCAGGAGTTAGGAATTGAACGCCAAGAGTAG